The following are encoded together in the Deinococcus sp. Leaf326 genome:
- a CDS encoding PQQ-binding-like beta-propeller repeat protein, translated as MRLSTALSLTAALSLFTPALAATATRLVVADGKTHQLKVMSLADGAPIAQFSTPGKLSGLYTGPGGTYAYALHRDDDRVTVLHSGLGAIDHGDHTDLVQKAPYILATLNVGQQPTHFFTHDDRIAIFNDKGGDVAVFGELLLGKTNDMTAVKVAQPDHGAPALLGDVLLSGYLRLNRVDAYDLKTGTLLKTVDLPCPGLHGEGVQGSAAYFGCTDGVLAVTVQGQQVSARKLTNPSGTPTDTRVGTVAGHDKSPALYGNFGTGLARWTHTDTTLTALPLPAAPLKFTFTADGQRLVVLTADGALHTLHAATGRVLQSVKIVAPVNPTDTVAVRPTMTVGAEHTYVTSPATGEVLEVALSDLQVTRRFAVGGTPAMVTLTQAIGEQH; from the coding sequence ATGCGTTTGAGCACAGCCCTGTCCCTGACCGCTGCCCTGAGCCTCTTCACTCCTGCACTGGCAGCCACCGCCACGCGTCTGGTGGTTGCGGATGGCAAAACTCACCAGTTGAAAGTCATGAGCTTAGCCGACGGCGCCCCGATCGCGCAGTTCAGCACGCCCGGCAAACTCAGTGGGTTGTACACCGGTCCGGGCGGCACGTACGCGTATGCCCTGCACCGCGATGACGACCGCGTCACTGTGCTGCACTCAGGCCTTGGGGCCATCGACCACGGTGACCACACCGACCTGGTGCAAAAAGCGCCGTATATCCTGGCCACGCTCAATGTCGGGCAGCAACCCACCCACTTCTTCACGCATGACGACCGCATCGCCATCTTCAATGACAAAGGTGGGGACGTGGCCGTGTTCGGTGAGTTGCTCTTAGGCAAAACGAATGACATGACCGCTGTCAAGGTTGCCCAGCCTGATCATGGTGCCCCGGCCCTGCTGGGTGACGTCCTGCTCAGCGGGTATTTGCGCCTCAACCGGGTCGATGCCTATGACCTCAAGACCGGTACGCTGCTCAAAACAGTGGATCTGCCGTGCCCGGGCCTTCACGGCGAGGGCGTGCAGGGCAGCGCCGCGTACTTCGGCTGCACCGACGGCGTTCTGGCGGTCACCGTGCAGGGGCAGCAGGTGAGCGCGCGTAAATTGACTAACCCAAGTGGAACCCCCACCGACACGCGCGTCGGGACTGTGGCCGGCCACGACAAGAGCCCTGCTCTGTACGGCAACTTCGGCACAGGCCTGGCCCGCTGGACCCACACGGACACCACCCTGACGGCGTTGCCCCTCCCAGCTGCACCTCTCAAATTCACCTTTACGGCGGACGGTCAGCGTTTGGTGGTGCTCACCGCAGACGGGGCCCTCCACACCCTTCACGCGGCGACGGGCCGCGTGCTGCAAAGTGTGAAGATCGTTGCCCCGGTCAACCCCACAGATACTGTGGCGGTTCGGCCCACCATGACGGTGGGCGCCGAGCACACCTACGTGACCAGTCCTGCCACAGGTGAGGTGTTGGAAGTGGCCCTGAGTGACCTGCAGGTGACCCGCCGCTTCGCCGTGGGCGGTACGCCGGCCATGGTGACCCTTACTCAAGCCATAGGAGAGCAACACTAG
- a CDS encoding metal ABC transporter substrate-binding protein, with protein sequence MTTAARIPVTVIAGFLGAGKTTLVNHLIRQTAARFHPRRMGVIVNEFGQTGVDGQLIERLAETPSDVSRLVMIGRDLNTDEERAAFARFSGEAVPSGDPLGACHPPVGPAVRGIPLLLALALSCADAQTPSVMVSFQPLYDVATRVAGTSARVERAVPVGASPHSYDPTVRDLVRLKSADLVFMAGLGADAWLEKYVAASGGRATTVRLGETLKFTPLRSGRAVDPHWWLDASLMAQAAQQMGAALAKADPNNALTYRQNADREAQRLNTLHAELRRTLAPVRGGQLVTFHNAFGYFARAYGLRVVATLAPLEGIEPSTQTMTQAVRTIRTSGVKAVFSEPQLPAGPARAVAAEAGVPLYVLDPEGSAQTPGYADMMRHNRDTLLRALK encoded by the coding sequence GTGACCACTGCTGCCCGCATTCCTGTCACGGTCATTGCCGGCTTCCTGGGCGCAGGTAAGACCACCCTGGTCAATCACCTGATCCGTCAGACCGCGGCACGCTTCCATCCCCGCCGGATGGGCGTCATCGTAAATGAGTTCGGCCAGACGGGTGTGGACGGCCAACTGATCGAGCGACTGGCAGAGACCCCCAGTGACGTCAGCCGCCTGGTCATGATTGGCCGTGACCTGAATACGGATGAGGAACGTGCAGCGTTCGCGCGCTTCAGTGGGGAGGCTGTGCCCTCAGGTGATCCGCTGGGCGCCTGCCACCCACCAGTGGGTCCAGCGGTGAGGGGCATCCCACTGCTGCTGGCCCTGGCGCTCTCCTGCGCGGATGCTCAGACTCCGAGTGTCATGGTGTCCTTCCAACCGTTATACGACGTGGCCACCCGTGTGGCGGGCACGTCGGCCCGCGTCGAGCGTGCGGTTCCCGTCGGTGCCAGCCCGCACAGCTACGACCCCACCGTTCGTGACCTCGTCCGCCTCAAAAGTGCCGACCTGGTGTTCATGGCCGGTCTGGGCGCTGACGCCTGGCTGGAAAAGTACGTGGCGGCCAGTGGTGGCCGCGCCACCACCGTGAGACTGGGAGAGACCCTGAAATTTACTCCGCTCCGATCTGGACGCGCGGTCGATCCCCACTGGTGGCTGGACGCCAGCCTGATGGCCCAGGCCGCCCAACAGATGGGCGCAGCTCTGGCCAAAGCCGATCCGAACAACGCGCTCACCTACCGGCAGAACGCGGACCGTGAAGCCCAGCGCCTGAACACCCTGCATGCTGAACTCAGGCGTACCCTCGCCCCCGTGCGCGGCGGGCAACTCGTGACTTTTCACAACGCGTTTGGGTACTTCGCCCGCGCGTATGGCCTGCGGGTGGTCGCCACCCTCGCACCCCTGGAAGGCATCGAACCCAGCACCCAGACGATGACACAGGCCGTGAGAACCATTCGCACCAGTGGCGTGAAAGCCGTGTTCTCTGAACCGCAGCTCCCGGCTGGCCCCGCACGGGCTGTCGCGGCTGAAGCCGGCGTGCCCCTATACGTGCTTGACCCCGAAGGCAGCGCCCAGACTCCCGGGTACGCCGACATGATGCGCCACAACCGAGACACCCTCCTGCGCGCCCTGAAATAA
- the rpmB gene encoding 50S ribosomal protein L28: protein MSRECYLTGKKNMVVNSVTRRGKARAAGGVGRKTTGISKRVQKANLQKKTIREHGVLKRVWLSAHALRILTKNPVRGIELA, encoded by the coding sequence ATGAGCCGCGAATGCTACCTCACCGGAAAAAAGAACATGGTCGTCAACAGTGTCACGCGCCGGGGCAAAGCCCGCGCCGCAGGCGGCGTCGGCCGCAAAACCACCGGTATCAGTAAGCGGGTCCAGAAGGCCAACCTCCAGAAGAAGACCATTCGTGAGCACGGCGTCCTGAAACGGGTCTGGCTGAGCGCCCACGCTCTGCGCATCCTCACAAAAAACCCGGTGCGCGGCATCGAACTCGCGTGA